Part of the Janibacter alkaliphilus genome is shown below.
GCTTCGTCGCCCAGAAGGCGATGACCGGTCCGACGAAGGTCAGCACCCGCAGCAGCTGGGTGATGTCGTTGATCGACAGGTCGAACTTGATCGCCATGATGTCGTTGCTCGCGGCGAACATGAGCACGCCGTAGAGGGTGAGCGCGGCGACACCGAGGGCGGTCCGGGTGGGCCGGTTGCGCGGGCGGTCCAGCAGGTGGTGCTCACGCTTGTCACCGGTCACCCAGGCCTCGATGAAGGGGTAGGCGATCATCCCTCCGTAGAAGAGCGGGATGACCAGGAGGGCACCGATGATCACCGGCCAGGCCCAGGTGTAGCCGAAGGTGGTGAACTCCAACCACCCCGGCAGCAGCCGCAGCGCCCCGTCCGGGAAGCCCATGTACCAGTCCGGCTGGGCGCCGGCGGTCGTGGCGTTCGGCATGTAGGGCCCGTGCACCCAGACCGCGTTGATCTGCACCAGCGAGGAGATCAGCGCGATCCCGCCGAAGACGATGAAGAAGAAGCCGCCGGCCTTGGCCGCGTACACCGGCATCACCGGGAAGCCGACGACGTTGTCGTTGGTCCGGCCGGGCCCGGGGTACTGGGTGTGCTTCTGCACCGCCACCAGCACGATGTGCGCGGTGAAGAGCGCGATGAGCAGACCGGGCAGCAGCAGGATGTGCACCGAGTAGAGGCGCGGGATGATGTCCTCGCCCGGGAAGCCACCACCGAAGAGGGCGTAGCTGACGTAGCTGCCGATCACCGGGATCGCCAGGATGAAGCCCTGCGCGGCCCGCAGCCCGGTGCCGGAGAGCAGGTCGTCGGGGAGCGAGTACCCGGCGAAGCCCTCGACCAGCGCGAGCAGCGAGAGCACGCAGCCGATGATCCAGTTGATCTCGCGCGGCTTGCGGAAGGCGCCGGTGAAGAAGACGCGCAGCATGTGCACCGACAGGGCGACGATGAAGAGCAGCGCCGACCAGTGGTGGATCTGGCGGATCAGCAGACCGCCCTTGACGTCGAAGGAGATGTCCAGCGTCGAGGCGTAGGCCCGGGACATCTCCACGCCCTGCAGCGGGACGTAGGAGCCCTCGTAGACGACCTCGCCCTGGGTGGGGTCGAACCAGAAGGTCAGGAAGACCCCGGTGAGCATGCACACGATCATCGAGTACATGGCGATCTCGCCGAGCATGAAGGACCAGTGGTCGGGGAAGACCTTCTTCATGAGGTATCCGACGCCCTTGGCGGCGCCGGT
Proteins encoded:
- a CDS encoding cytochrome b, with translation MSATSRPADALRADDQPSRPPLGKGARRAGGVAGWIDDRTGAAKGVGYLMKKVFPDHWSFMLGEIAMYSMIVCMLTGVFLTFWFDPTQGEVVYEGSYVPLQGVEMSRAYASTLDISFDVKGGLLIRQIHHWSALLFIVALSVHMLRVFFTGAFRKPREINWIIGCVLSLLALVEGFAGYSLPDDLLSGTGLRAAQGFILAIPVIGSYVSYALFGGGFPGEDIIPRLYSVHILLLPGLLIALFTAHIVLVAVQKHTQYPGPGRTNDNVVGFPVMPVYAAKAGGFFFIVFGGIALISSLVQINAVWVHGPYMPNATTAGAQPDWYMGFPDGALRLLPGWLEFTTFGYTWAWPVIIGALLVIPLFYGGMIAYPFIEAWVTGDKREHHLLDRPRNRPTRTALGVAALTLYGVLMFAASNDIMAIKFDLSINDITQLLRVLTFVGPVIAFWATKRICLSLQRHDREVVLHGRETGRIVRGPGGDFHEVHAPLDAYERWTYVQHDPAEPLQIEGDTDANGVPRKGGAKRKLRARLHGFFFDDEIRPVTPAELEAAHHEHDEHEAVEGAKEPAGIGSR